A region of the bacterium genome:
AAAGTTCCATATCAACTCTTTGCCACGTTCAGCGTACATTATTTCTCTTCCCCTAAACTTAAGTCTTATTCTAACTTTATCGCCACGGGTAAGAAATTTTTCTGCATGCTTTAATTTTACTCTTATGTCTGCTTCTTGTGTTTCAAGTCCTAATTTTATTTCCTTTGTTTGCATCACCCTATGTTTATGCTTTTCACTCTTACTTTGTTCATATTTATACTTCCCATAATCCATTATCTTGCATACAGGTGGATATACATTTGGGACAAGCTCAACAAGGTCAAGTCCCTTTTCTGCTGCTATCCTTAGAGCTTCATCACGCGATACTACTCCAAGTTGCTTGCCGTCAGAATCTACAAGCCGTAACTTTGGAATCCGGATGCTTTCGTTTATCCTTAAATCTTTCAGTCTATAAAGTCTTGGCTTCAATTTTTTTATTTAATAAGTCAATAAAATTGCTGAGTTTAAATGAACCAATATCGCCTTCCACTCTTGCCCTTACTGAAACACTATTGGTAGACTCTTCTTTCTCACCTATTATCAAAATATAAGGAACCTTGTTTATAATTGCCTCCCTTATCTTATGTCCTATTTTATTAGGTCCTATATCAAGTTCAACTCTTATCTTATGCGCTTCAAGTTGTGCTAATACATTTTTAGCATAAGCTTCTACACCTTTGCTAACAGTTGCCACTACTACTTGTACAGGTGATAGCCATACTGGGAAAGCTCCTTTATAATGCTCAATTAGACAACCAAGAAATCTTTCAAGTGACCCAAGAACAGCTCTATGAATCATAATGACAGGATGTGGTTTGTTATCTTCACCTATATAACTTAAACCAAATCTTTGTGGTAAATTGAAGTCAAATTGAATTGTAGTCCCCTGCCACGGTCTCCCTAATGCATCTAAAAGCTTTATGTCTATTTTAGGACCGTAAAATACTGCCTCACCTTCAGCTCTTTTATAATTTAATCCTTTTAGTTTAAGCACTTTAGCTAATACTCTTTCTGCATGCTCCCAATCTTTATTTGAGCCGGCGTATTTTTTATCCATACCTTGCTCACCAACTGATAAATCAACTTGGTATTCACTAAATCCAAATGTCTTCATCATATACTGGGCGAGTTCTAAAACACCAATAAGTTCATCCATCACTTGGTCTTCTCTACAGAAAATATGAGCATCATCTTGTGTAAATCCTCTTACCCTTACTAATCCATGTAGGACACCAGACCTCTCATATCTATAAACAGTGCCTAATTCAGCATATCTTATTGGTAGCTCTTTATAGCTACGAATTTTAGACTTGTAAATTAATATATGATAAATACAGTTCATAGGTTTTAAAACATAATCTTCGTCACCAAATTTTAGGTTTGTCATATGTTCATAAAATTCATAATGACCAGAAGTATGCCATAAATTTGATTTTGCAATGTGTGGAGTAGAGACAAATTTGTATCCCCGTTTAATATGCTCCTCTTTCCAAAAATCTTCAATTACCCTTTTTACTATAGCGCCATTTGGATGCCAGCAGACAAGACCAGGACCTGCTTCATCAAAAATACTAAATAAATCAAGCTCTTTACCTAATTTCCTATGGTCTCTTAATTTTGCTTCCTCAATTCTTTTAATATGATTATCAAGCTCAGCTTGAGTTGGATAACTTACTCCGTATATACGCTGAAGCATTGGATTATTTTCATCCCCTCTCCAATATGCACCTGCTACTTTAAGCAACTTAAACGCCTTAATCTTACCAGTCGACGAAATATGCGGCCCAAGACAGAGGTCAGTAAAAGCACCATTAGAATAAATGGAGACGGTCCCGGATAACTCATTAATGAGCTCAATCTTGTAACTCTCACCTTGTGCCTTGAAGTAATCAATAGCCTCCGTTTTATTTAGCTCTTTCCTTGTAAATTTGTAATCAGCCTTTATTAGCTCTTTCATCTTTTTTTCAATTTTGTCTATATCTTCTGGAGTAAAAGGACGAGGAGCGTCAAAATCGTAATAAAAACCGTCCTCTATAGCCGGTCCTATACCTAATTTAACTTTAGGAAATAAGTCTTTAACTGCCTGTGCCATTATATGGGCAGTAGAGTGCCAATAAATTTTCTTACCCTCTTCATCTTTAAAAGTGACTGGCTTAACTACACTATTCTTATTAAGCATGTACGAGAGGTCTTTTAGCTCACCGTTTACATATGCAGCAATAGCA
Encoded here:
- the infC gene encoding translation initiation factor IF-3 — encoded protein: MKPRLYRLKDLRINESIRIPKLRLVDSDGKQLGVVSRDEALRIAAEKGLDLVELVPNVYPPVCKIMDYGKYKYEQSKSEKHKHRVMQTKEIKLGLETQEADIRVKLKHAEKFLTRGDKVRIRLKFRGREIMYAERGKELIWNFAKSLDSISTIEQAPTIDGKIATALLVPKRSRDAKVKDK
- the thrS gene encoding threonine--tRNA ligase, which translates into the protein MDKLKMVKDKKYPKGTKVADAIADSDAIAAYVNGELKDLSYMLNKNSVVKPVTFKDEEGKKIYWHSTAHIMAQAVKDLFPKVKLGIGPAIEDGFYYDFDAPRPFTPEDIDKIEKKMKELIKADYKFTRKELNKTEAIDYFKAQGESYKIELINELSGTVSIYSNGAFTDLCLGPHISSTGKIKAFKLLKVAGAYWRGDENNPMLQRIYGVSYPTQAELDNHIKRIEEAKLRDHRKLGKELDLFSIFDEAGPGLVCWHPNGAIVKRVIEDFWKEEHIKRGYKFVSTPHIAKSNLWHTSGHYEFYEHMTNLKFGDEDYVLKPMNCIYHILIYKSKIRSYKELPIRYAELGTVYRYERSGVLHGLVRVRGFTQDDAHIFCREDQVMDELIGVLELAQYMMKTFGFSEYQVDLSVGEQGMDKKYAGSNKDWEHAERVLAKVLKLKGLNYKRAEGEAVFYGPKIDIKLLDALGRPWQGTTIQFDFNLPQRFGLSYIGEDNKPHPVIMIHRAVLGSLERFLGCLIEHYKGAFPVWLSPVQVVVATVSKGVEAYAKNVLAQLEAHKIRVELDIGPNKIGHKIREAIINKVPYILIIGEKEESTNSVSVRARVEGDIGSFKLSNFIDLLNKKIEAKTL